From Paenibacillus sp. PK3_47, the proteins below share one genomic window:
- the deoC gene encoding deoxyribose-phosphate aldolase, whose amino-acid sequence MSEITLSGIIDHTLLKADARKEDIIKLAEEAKTYKFASVCVNPAWVAVAHEVLKDTPEVKVCTVIGFPLGASTPETKAFETANAIANGAGEVDMVINIGALKDGDNELVKRDIAAVVEAARGKALTKVIIETCLLTDEEKTRACKLSVEAGADFVKTSTGFSTGGATKEDIALMRAAVGPEIGVKASGGVRSAEDALVMVGAGATRIGTSGGVAIAKGEQSQSSY is encoded by the coding sequence ATGAGTGAAATTACACTATCCGGGATCATAGATCATACGCTGCTCAAAGCCGATGCGCGTAAAGAAGATATCATCAAGCTGGCAGAAGAAGCCAAGACTTACAAGTTCGCTTCTGTCTGTGTCAATCCGGCCTGGGTTGCTGTGGCCCATGAAGTGCTGAAGGATACTCCGGAAGTAAAGGTATGTACGGTTATCGGATTCCCGCTGGGAGCTTCCACACCGGAAACGAAGGCTTTTGAAACTGCGAACGCGATTGCAAACGGTGCAGGGGAGGTAGATATGGTCATCAATATCGGCGCTCTCAAGGACGGAGACAACGAGCTGGTTAAACGTGATATCGCCGCTGTTGTTGAGGCAGCCCGCGGCAAGGCGCTGACCAAGGTCATCATCGAAACCTGCCTGCTTACGGACGAAGAGAAGACCCGCGCCTGCAAGCTGTCCGTGGAAGCCGGAGCGGATTTTGTGAAGACATCCACCGGATTCTCTACCGGAGGGGCGACCAAGGAAGATATCGCGCTGATGCGCGCAGCCGTAGGGCCGGAGATTGGCGTTAAGGCATCCGGCGGTGTACGCAGTGCTGAAGACGCGCTTGTGATGGTCGGAGCGGGGGCAACCCGGATCGGAACCAGCGGCGGCGTAGCCATTGCCAAAGGTGAACAGAGCCAGAGCAGCTATTAA
- a CDS encoding 3-oxoacyl-ACP synthase III family protein has translation MIHTGDSIVIRSAAYYHPSHIVGNDYYLEHFAALGKDIKRFLEVMGRRSRYIVSDDSENSLTMGLKAAQKVLKDAGLQSEDLDMIVFASQTPEYTYPTNALLLHNKLQCKHRTITLDTNANCAGMVAAVEQASRYMQSNPGIRYALVTGSDYSSINCNTDDEITYPNFGDAAAAVILERSSEPGGFRDSLYYTDSEGCENIMFPACGLSGIYREETTAEQIRIRWTPFDGTVCVGAAIADIQELMRRNGLTAEDISAFCLSQFSLKNIELIQDGLGLGPEKFIYVGDEFGYTATSSPFIAFQRGVEDGRIKRGDYVFFWSVGAGWQIPTMLFKY, from the coding sequence ATGATACATACCGGAGATAGCATTGTCATCCGCAGCGCCGCTTATTACCACCCCTCACATATTGTCGGCAATGATTATTACCTGGAGCATTTTGCTGCGCTCGGGAAGGACATCAAGCGGTTCCTGGAGGTTATGGGCCGCCGCAGCAGATATATTGTAAGTGATGACAGCGAGAATTCGCTGACTATGGGACTTAAGGCTGCCCAAAAGGTGCTTAAGGATGCGGGGCTGCAGAGTGAAGATCTCGACATGATCGTCTTCGCCTCACAGACACCGGAGTATACTTATCCAACCAATGCCCTGCTGCTGCACAATAAGCTGCAATGCAAGCACCGTACCATTACACTGGATACCAATGCCAACTGCGCCGGTATGGTCGCTGCCGTTGAACAGGCGAGCCGTTACATGCAGTCGAACCCGGGCATCCGTTATGCGCTGGTCACGGGCAGTGATTACAGCTCCATTAACTGCAACACGGATGATGAGATTACCTATCCCAACTTTGGAGATGCAGCCGCAGCCGTGATCCTGGAGCGGAGCAGCGAACCCGGAGGCTTCAGGGATTCCCTGTACTACACCGATTCCGAAGGCTGTGAGAACATTATGTTTCCCGCTTGCGGACTCTCGGGCATTTATCGTGAAGAAACCACTGCCGAACAGATCCGGATCCGCTGGACACCGTTTGATGGTACAGTATGCGTGGGTGCAGCCATAGCGGATATCCAGGAGCTGATGCGCCGCAACGGCCTGACCGCCGAGGATATCTCCGCCTTCTGTCTCTCCCAGTTCTCGCTCAAAAATATCGAGCTGATTCAGGATGGTCTGGGTCTGGGCCCCGAGAAGTTCATCTACGTCGGTGACGAGTTCGGCTATACCGCTACGAGCAGCCCGTTTATCGCTTTTCAGCGCGGCGTCGAGGACGGCCGGATCAAACGCGGCGACTATGTCTTCTTCTGGTCTGTAGGCGCCGGCTGGCAAATTCCGACGATGCTTTTTAAGTATTAA
- a CDS encoding SulP family inorganic anion transporter, which yields MTVAVALIPEAIAFSILAGVSPMVGLYASVCIAVVTAFAGGRPGMISAATGAMALLVGSLVLNHGIEYLFAATVLAGIFQIIMGMLKLGRFITFLPQPVMTGFVNALAILIFMAQLTHFVGQGWVMYALVALTLVIIYTVPRFTKAVPSALVAIIIVSVLSIVLKLDVRTVGDMGEITSALPVFHLPQVPISLDMLLVILPYSLSLAVVGLLESLMTATLIDDITDTGSDKNREAKGQGLANIVTGFFGGMAGCAMIGQSMVNMKSGGRTRLSTFVSGVFLLFLILVLGDVVKQIPMAALVGVMIMVCISTFEWSSLKSLARVPKSDALVMIVTVVTVVATDNLSIGVLFGVLLSALSFAWKMASIRLTVKTGTDTTTYTVSGQLFFGTTSHFVQEFDYENDRQQIVIDFSHSHVWDQSAVGAIAKTISKYAEHGKTVTITGLNEESKQLVNRIGLAFSGGHS from the coding sequence ATGACCGTGGCTGTGGCCCTGATTCCTGAAGCCATCGCCTTTTCCATTCTCGCGGGAGTCAGTCCGATGGTAGGGTTGTATGCCTCTGTCTGCATCGCGGTTGTGACCGCGTTTGCCGGCGGCCGGCCGGGGATGATCTCTGCCGCTACAGGTGCCATGGCTTTGCTTGTGGGCAGTCTTGTGCTGAATCACGGTATTGAGTACCTGTTCGCGGCAACCGTTCTCGCCGGGATTTTCCAGATTATAATGGGCATGCTGAAGCTGGGCAGGTTCATTACCTTTCTGCCGCAGCCGGTCATGACCGGCTTTGTCAACGCGCTGGCAATACTGATTTTTATGGCGCAGCTGACGCATTTCGTGGGACAGGGCTGGGTGATGTATGCCTTAGTAGCATTAACACTGGTTATTATCTACACAGTTCCGCGCTTTACGAAGGCAGTGCCGTCTGCACTTGTCGCGATCATCATTGTGTCCGTGCTCAGCATCGTGCTGAAGCTGGATGTAAGAACCGTCGGCGATATGGGGGAGATTACCTCCGCCCTGCCGGTGTTCCATCTGCCGCAGGTGCCAATTTCACTGGATATGCTGCTCGTTATCCTGCCGTACTCCCTGTCACTTGCTGTGGTAGGACTGCTTGAATCCTTGATGACAGCGACTTTGATTGATGATATTACCGATACCGGCAGCGACAAGAACCGGGAAGCCAAAGGCCAGGGCCTGGCCAATATCGTTACCGGGTTTTTCGGCGGCATGGCCGGCTGTGCCATGATCGGCCAGTCGATGGTCAACATGAAATCGGGCGGACGGACGCGTCTGTCGACCTTTGTATCAGGTGTTTTTCTGCTGTTCCTGATTCTGGTGCTTGGCGATGTGGTCAAGCAAATTCCGATGGCGGCGCTGGTTGGAGTGATGATTATGGTCTGCATCAGCACCTTTGAATGGAGTTCGCTGAAGTCGCTGGCCCGGGTTCCGAAAAGCGATGCGCTGGTGATGATCGTAACAGTGGTTACGGTGGTAGCTACGGATAATTTGTCGATCGGCGTTCTGTTCGGCGTGCTGCTTAGCGCCTTGTCCTTCGCCTGGAAAATGGCCTCTATCCGCTTAACGGTTAAGACCGGAACCGATACGACAACGTATACCGTGTCAGGCCAGCTGTTCTTCGGTACGACAAGCCATTTTGTCCAGGAGTTTGATTATGAGAATGACCGGCAGCAGATCGTTATAGATTTCAGCCATTCCCACGTGTGGGATCAGTCCGCAGTAGGGGCGATTGCCAAAACAATCAGCAAGTATGCCGAGCACGGCAAGACCGTGACGATTACCGGACTGAACGAGGAAAGCAAGCAGCTTGTGAACCGGATCGGGCTTGCATTTTCCGGCGGACATTCTTAA
- a CDS encoding bifunctional 3-deoxy-7-phosphoheptulonate synthase/chorismate mutase, with translation MSNVELDELRARLDEINGGLLELISERAKVVQAIGVVKEKQGVPKFDPEREKAMLEKLVANNKGPFTSGTIRSLFKQIFAASLDLQSAEHKKSLLVSRKSQKEDTVIVLPGDIAIGGQSSVMVAGPCSVESELQTRTVAAALQKAGIKVMRGGAFKPRTSPYDFQGLGMDGLRILREAADEYGLLTISEIVDPAHLEPALDYVDIIQIGARNMQNFELLKAAGELDKPVLLKRGLAATMEEFLHAAEYIMSRGNTQVMLIERGIRTYEKWTRNTLDISAVPILKQESHLPVLVDVTHSTGRKDILIPCAKAALAAGADGIMVEVHPDPATALSDAAQQLNIEEFNHFFNEVKASGLYR, from the coding sequence ATGAGTAATGTGGAATTGGATGAGCTGAGAGCCCGTCTGGATGAAATCAACGGAGGGCTGCTGGAACTGATCTCGGAGCGTGCCAAGGTCGTTCAGGCCATCGGAGTGGTAAAAGAAAAGCAGGGCGTACCTAAATTTGATCCGGAACGTGAAAAGGCGATGCTGGAGAAGCTGGTGGCGAATAATAAAGGGCCTTTCACAAGCGGGACGATCCGCAGCCTCTTCAAGCAAATTTTCGCCGCTTCGCTTGATCTTCAGTCTGCCGAACATAAGAAAAGCCTGCTGGTCAGCCGCAAAAGCCAAAAGGAAGATACCGTTATTGTTCTGCCGGGTGACATTGCGATCGGCGGACAGTCTTCGGTGATGGTTGCAGGCCCTTGCTCTGTGGAGAGCGAGCTGCAGACCCGCACAGTTGCGGCTGCGCTGCAGAAGGCCGGTATTAAGGTGATGCGCGGCGGGGCGTTCAAACCGCGGACCTCTCCATATGATTTCCAGGGACTGGGCATGGACGGCCTGCGCATCCTCCGCGAAGCAGCTGACGAATATGGGCTCCTGACCATCAGCGAGATTGTGGACCCGGCACATCTGGAGCCTGCGCTGGATTATGTGGACATCATTCAGATCGGTGCACGTAATATGCAGAACTTCGAGCTGCTGAAGGCAGCCGGAGAACTGGATAAACCGGTGCTGCTGAAGCGCGGGCTCGCGGCCACAATGGAGGAATTCCTTCATGCAGCCGAATACATTATGTCGCGCGGCAATACGCAGGTCATGCTGATTGAACGGGGGATCCGCACTTATGAGAAATGGACGCGCAATACGCTGGATATTTCCGCGGTACCGATTCTGAAGCAGGAGAGCCATTTGCCGGTGCTGGTCGATGTGACCCACTCCACCGGCCGCAAGGACATTCTGATTCCATGCGCCAAAGCCGCGCTCGCCGCCGGGGCGGACGGCATTATGGTTGAAGTGCATCCTGATCCGGCAACAGCGTTATCCGATGCTGCGCAGCAGCTGAACATTGAAGAGTTCAACCATTTCTTCAATGAAGTTAAAGCCTCAGGCCTGTACCGTTAA
- a CDS encoding PAS domain-containing hybrid sensor histidine kinase/response regulator, whose amino-acid sequence MLRQQAGDGSQFGDMAKTGMVGSAFLSVDGKWTSVSPAITILLGFTEEQLRGREFSELLHADSVKIHREMMEALSSGEVSFFECGLTLVHAYGAPVPVRVHFTAGENPAEGAYYAVRVTEIKDSASREISGMPLEDLYRLIAGNIRDIVYFASPDNICKYCSASIQEVLGYEPDMLIGRDIRGLIHHDDLSVLNRQNVVEARGIQMRVLHAEGHYAWIEFTLRFIEDGDNQGILAVGRDITERKIVEQKLQESIERYTSLKKYNHDAIISLDLEGNIINGNEQACQLTGFTIPELIGMNIGRIIGEHHVDKVIHYCINSSHSNHSERSIDLIWHKDGHSVEVLTTIAPIIINKATVGFYIIVKDITEQKKLLIAKETAENTNRAKSEFMAMMSHEIRTPMNGVIGMTDLLLDMTEPGTIQREYLDIIRQSGDTLLNIINDILDFSKNEAGKTALHNAPFVLSHCIDSALELLLLKAEAKNLEVSVKVSPDVPRQLIGDGERLKQVLLNLVGNAVKFTYTGGVTISVQTAARAEGRVTLQFTVADTGIGIPEGARSRLFEPFYQLDHFMDRRHEGTGLGLAITKQLVELMGGHIALDTNTQTGATFIFTVVLLEQENSYGSGITPALPGTDSVRRPLSILVAEDNEINQIVLRKILEKRGFDVDVAVDGLQVVQMVGSKAYDLIFMDIQMPGMSGLEATRIIKQTLPAGKVPVIIAVTANALKGDRELCLEAGMDEYISKPLRSEAVTSIIGKFF is encoded by the coding sequence ATGTTAAGACAGCAGGCAGGGGACGGTTCCCAATTTGGAGATATGGCCAAAACAGGGATGGTCGGATCAGCTTTCCTTTCCGTGGACGGGAAATGGACGAGTGTAAGTCCCGCAATAACAATTTTGCTCGGATTTACAGAGGAACAGCTTCGTGGTCGTGAGTTCAGTGAGCTGCTGCACGCCGATTCTGTGAAGATACATAGGGAAATGATGGAGGCTCTCAGCTCTGGAGAGGTTTCTTTTTTTGAATGCGGTTTAACATTGGTTCATGCTTACGGCGCACCGGTTCCTGTGAGGGTTCATTTTACGGCCGGTGAGAACCCTGCTGAGGGAGCGTACTACGCGGTTCGTGTAACAGAAATCAAGGACAGTGCGTCCCGGGAAATCTCCGGTATGCCGCTGGAGGACCTGTACCGGCTGATTGCCGGGAATATCAGGGACATCGTGTATTTTGCATCGCCGGATAACATCTGCAAATATTGTTCAGCCTCCATTCAGGAAGTCCTCGGATATGAACCGGATATGCTGATTGGCCGTGATATCCGCGGACTCATTCATCATGACGACCTTTCTGTTCTGAACAGGCAAAATGTAGTTGAAGCCCGGGGGATACAAATGCGGGTTCTGCATGCCGAAGGGCATTATGCATGGATAGAATTTACTTTGCGTTTTATAGAAGACGGGGATAACCAGGGGATTCTTGCTGTAGGGCGTGATATCACGGAACGCAAGATTGTGGAGCAGAAGCTGCAGGAGTCCATTGAACGGTATACGTCCCTGAAAAAATATAATCACGATGCCATTATCTCTCTGGATCTTGAAGGGAACATTATTAACGGAAATGAGCAGGCCTGCCAGTTAACCGGCTTCACCATTCCTGAACTGATCGGCATGAATATCGGGCGGATTATCGGTGAACATCACGTGGATAAAGTTATCCATTATTGCATTAACAGCAGCCACAGCAACCACAGCGAACGCAGCATTGACCTGATCTGGCATAAGGACGGACATTCTGTCGAGGTGCTGACGACCATTGCCCCAATCATTATCAACAAAGCAACGGTCGGCTTTTACATTATCGTCAAGGACATAACCGAACAGAAAAAGCTGCTTATTGCCAAAGAGACTGCTGAGAATACGAACCGGGCCAAAAGCGAATTTATGGCCATGATGAGCCATGAAATCCGTACGCCGATGAACGGGGTCATAGGAATGACGGACCTGCTGCTGGATATGACCGAGCCGGGCACCATTCAGCGGGAGTATCTGGATATCATCCGGCAGAGCGGGGATACCCTGCTGAATATCATTAACGATATCCTGGACTTTTCCAAGAACGAAGCGGGCAAAACGGCATTGCATAATGCCCCCTTTGTCCTTAGCCACTGCATTGACTCAGCGCTGGAGCTGCTGCTGCTGAAAGCTGAGGCGAAAAATTTAGAAGTGTCGGTTAAAGTGAGCCCTGATGTCCCCCGGCAGTTAATTGGTGACGGGGAGCGGCTGAAGCAGGTGCTGCTTAATCTGGTCGGCAATGCAGTCAAATTCACTTATACCGGCGGGGTAACCATAAGCGTGCAGACCGCAGCCAGAGCCGAGGGCCGGGTCACGCTGCAATTTACGGTGGCCGACACGGGAATCGGAATTCCGGAAGGTGCGCGCAGCCGGCTGTTCGAGCCGTTTTACCAGCTGGATCATTTTATGGACAGGCGTCATGAAGGTACGGGGCTTGGGCTGGCGATTACGAAGCAGCTCGTCGAGCTGATGGGCGGACATATTGCACTGGATACGAATACGCAAACAGGTGCAACCTTTATTTTTACCGTTGTGCTACTTGAACAGGAGAACAGCTACGGCAGCGGCATAACCCCTGCATTACCTGGTACAGACAGTGTCAGGCGCCCCTTGTCCATACTTGTAGCCGAGGATAATGAGATTAACCAGATCGTACTGCGCAAAATTCTGGAGAAGCGGGGCTTTGACGTCGACGTTGCCGTTGATGGGCTGCAGGTGGTACAGATGGTCGGCAGCAAAGCTTATGATCTGATCTTCATGGATATCCAGATGCCGGGAATGAGCGGGCTGGAAGCGACCAGAATCATTAAGCAGACCCTGCCTGCCGGGAAAGTGCCGGTAATCATTGCGGTGACAGCGAATGCGCTGAAGGGTGACCGTGAATTATGTCTTGAGGCCGGGATGGATGAATATATCAGCAAGCCGCTGAGGAGTGAGGCCGTTACATCAATTATCGGGAAATTTTTCTGA
- a CDS encoding response regulator, whose product MEEYRQSVLYVEDNELNMALMHHIFKKKLPSVLLLEADTAELGLSIAGQQLPDLIILDIGLPGLNGYEALECLKLDAKTCHIPVVAISAFAQTSDVERARGKGFAAYITKPLQVTDFINLVKSLLAGDYASIAVTWEQNDN is encoded by the coding sequence ATGGAGGAATACAGGCAGTCCGTACTGTATGTAGAGGATAATGAGCTCAACATGGCATTAATGCACCATATATTCAAAAAAAAGCTGCCATCTGTGCTGCTGCTGGAAGCTGACACGGCGGAACTCGGGCTCAGTATTGCAGGGCAGCAGCTGCCGGATCTCATTATTCTCGACATCGGCTTGCCCGGCCTAAATGGATATGAGGCATTGGAATGCTTGAAATTAGATGCAAAGACCTGTCATATCCCGGTAGTGGCGATCAGCGCCTTTGCCCAAACCTCGGATGTCGAGCGTGCCAGGGGAAAAGGATTTGCCGCTTACATTACCAAACCTCTTCAGGTTACAGACTTTATAAATTTAGTGAAATCCCTGTTAGCCGGGGATTACGCATCCATAGCTGTGACTTGGGAACAAAATGACAATTAA
- a CDS encoding Na-translocating system protein MpsC family protein gives MSTTELTSQLSSFTGRLLRERFGKGPESIHASIGKQCIALHIRNFIGPVERFLLNKEEEQAFRYTRELLMKSLLPELSAYLKEEMAIEVTEIFYDWGIHNASGMIVALIKNNGAEIDDYAGRDEVHAQINEVSRKVQKEPEFTDSWWLGSRTLIIKREGILIPLEKELIGLGYENTLKTTKRKMEKRYLEDTTTIAPMLGKELSDIYVDWDFDKDTSVIAYTFK, from the coding sequence ATGAGCACTACAGAACTTACTAGCCAACTTTCCAGTTTTACAGGAAGACTTCTAAGAGAGCGCTTCGGGAAAGGACCGGAATCCATTCATGCTTCTATCGGGAAGCAATGCATCGCCCTGCATATCCGCAATTTTATCGGGCCAGTGGAGAGGTTTCTGTTAAATAAGGAAGAGGAGCAGGCATTCCGTTACACGCGGGAGCTGCTGATGAAATCCCTGCTTCCCGAGCTTTCGGCTTACCTGAAGGAAGAGATGGCTATTGAGGTCACTGAGATTTTTTATGATTGGGGTATACATAATGCATCAGGTATGATCGTTGCACTCATCAAGAATAACGGAGCAGAGATCGACGATTACGCCGGACGAGACGAAGTTCATGCCCAAATCAATGAAGTAAGCCGAAAGGTGCAGAAGGAACCTGAGTTCACAGACTCCTGGTGGCTGGGCTCCCGTACACTGATCATTAAACGCGAGGGTATTCTGATTCCTTTGGAGAAGGAATTAATTGGCCTGGGCTATGAGAATACACTGAAGACAACCAAACGGAAGATGGAAAAACGATATCTTGAGGATACAACCACCATTGCGCCGATGCTCGGAAAAGAACTGTCGGACATTTATGTGGATTGGGATTTTGACAAAGATACCAGTGTGATCGCATATACTTTTAAATAA
- a CDS encoding glutathione peroxidase, whose translation MSIYSYTARNIRGKEISLEQYRDKVLLIVNTASKCGFTPQYSDLQKLYEKYNEQGFQILGFPSNQFGEEPGTNDEVDIFCQINYGVSFPLFEKIDVKGNNKHPLFAYLTEQAEFAGFDPGHAGSRLLHKMLEEHDPASLTDNEVKWNFTKFLIDRKGNVVERFESPVDPLDIEPAIEQLL comes from the coding sequence ATGAGCATCTATTCCTACACCGCCCGCAACATCCGCGGCAAAGAAATCAGCCTTGAACAATACAGGGACAAGGTCCTCCTGATTGTAAATACCGCCAGCAAATGCGGCTTCACTCCGCAGTATTCCGATCTTCAAAAGCTCTACGAGAAATATAATGAACAGGGTTTTCAAATTCTCGGCTTCCCCAGCAACCAGTTCGGTGAAGAGCCCGGCACGAATGATGAGGTAGATATTTTTTGCCAGATTAATTATGGAGTTAGTTTTCCCCTTTTTGAGAAAATTGATGTCAAAGGAAATAATAAACATCCGTTATTTGCGTACCTGACAGAGCAGGCAGAGTTTGCCGGCTTTGATCCGGGTCACGCAGGCAGCAGGCTGCTGCATAAAATGCTGGAAGAACATGATCCTGCATCACTTACGGACAATGAGGTGAAATGGAACTTCACCAAGTTCCTTATCGACCGCAAAGGCAATGTGGTGGAACGGTTTGAATCCCCTGTTGATCCGCTGGATATTGAACCGGCTATTGAGCAGCTGCTGTAA
- a CDS encoding 4Fe-4S binding protein: protein MIELVIADRCIGCKLCVKVCPTNVFEMNGKLATVARQEDCQTCFMCEAYCPADALYVAPQGEISVQVEEQELIASGLLGSWRAEIGWSAGAPDTMAERDTTPFFEVFTEAHRSP from the coding sequence ATGATTGAACTGGTCATTGCAGACCGCTGCATCGGCTGCAAGCTGTGCGTGAAGGTCTGTCCGACGAACGTCTTCGAGATGAACGGCAAGCTTGCTACCGTTGCCCGTCAGGAGGACTGCCAGACCTGCTTCATGTGCGAGGCTTACTGTCCCGCGGATGCGTTATACGTAGCGCCCCAAGGCGAGATATCCGTTCAGGTGGAGGAGCAGGAGCTGATTGCTTCAGGCCTGCTTGGCAGCTGGCGGGCAGAGATCGGCTGGAGCGCCGGAGCGCCTGACACAATGGCCGAGCGGGATACTACACCTTTCTTTGAGGTGTTTACTGAAGCCCACCGCAGCCCATGA